Proteins found in one Fusarium keratoplasticum isolate Fu6.1 chromosome 12, whole genome shotgun sequence genomic segment:
- a CDS encoding CBM-cenC domain-containing protein, translated as MALRKVLAACAALALVGVDASRCRPHSSHAISSSTVTESSTVITSSSAIESSTAASTTVSEEVSSSTTQSSEASSSTVESSATSTTSTVPTSTGYLSNPGFDNNGAGWTLAGQASINDYNWYHDAVGAALLSVTETGQDAGSSISTPLRNLVPGQDYEVSMYWSLNWWWSPDVCSYVFYIDDQDFTSAVQTTSGWVQLSTSFTAPKVDPELKIQLWCSAIPNNGESDWEPLVNAYIDDVAIVESN; from the exons ATGGCTCTCCGCAAAGTCCTCGCTGCTTGTGCAGCTCTTGCTCTGGTGGGCGTCGACGCCAGCCGCTGCAGGCCCCATTCGAGCCACGCGATCTCTTCGTCCACCGTGACCGAATCATCAACCGTCATCACGTCGTCTTCTGCTATCGAGTCGTCAACTGCCGCCTCGACAACTGTGTCCGAAGAAGTATCATCGTCTACAACTCAGAGCAGCgaggcttcatcatcaacagtCGAGAGCAGCGCCACCAGCACCACTTCCACTGTGCCCACATCGACCGGCTATCTTTCCAACCCCGGTTTCGACAACAACGGAGCTGGCTGGACCCTTGCTGGACAGGCCTCCATCAACGACTACAACTGGTATCACGATGCTGTCGGCGCTGC TCTACTATCTGTTACGGAAACCGGACAAGACGCAGGGAGCAGCATCTCCACCCCTCTCAGGAACCTCGTGCCCGGACAAGACTACGAGGTTTCCATGTACTGGTCGCTCAACTGGTGGTGGAGCCCCGACGTCTGCTCCTACGTCTTCTACATCGACGACCAAGACTTCACGAGTGCGGTTCAAACGACGAGCGGCTGGGTGCAGCTGTCGACAAGTTTTACGGCGCCTAAGGTCGATCCAGAGCTGAAGATTCAGCTATGGTGCTCAGCCATTCCTAATAATGGAGAGTCGGACTGGGAGCCGTTGGTGAACGCCTACATCGACGACGTGGCTATCGTCGAGTCTAATTAG